GCATGCTGCATGCCCTGTTGTGCTGACACCGGGACAAGAAAAAAAGCGGTCAATGCTATCGTAAAAACTGCTGTGAATAATCTCATGGTGTACCTCCTTAAAGTTGGATTCAAACATGTTGAACTGTTTCTGTCTTTACTATATTCAAATGCTGTGCCATAATGATAATACTTCTTAAGTATAATAAAAACAATTATTAAAACTTTTGAGACGATATTAACATCGTAGAATAGTACTCGGACTGCAGATCAAAGTGTAGAATATTCAACACTGTCATAGGGGTCTCAAAAGATATTTTAAAAATTCAGGCCTGCGATTTAACCGGATTCGATCCGGTAATTGCGCATCATGCCCATATCCTCGTGTTCCAGATTGTGGCAATGATACAAATACAATCCGCTGAAATCCTCAAATCGGAGCGCCACCTGCACCCGCGCACCCGGCAGCAGCAGAAAACTGTCCTTTCTGCCATGATCTACAACACCGTCTTTGAGCGCGTCCCAGGCTGCGGCGAAGCGCGGATCGATCTGACGATCAAAAATTTTGAACTGCAAACCGTGAATATGCACCGGATGCGGCATATTCATCATGCCGCCCATCATGCCCATATCGCCGCCCGCATTGATAAATTCCCAGATTTCTGTGGTGTTCAGCTTTACTTTTTCATAGTCAGCAACATCTGTCATTTCAAACGTTCTGCCGTTGATGGTCCATTGCATATGTCGGCCCATGGCGAATTCAAAGCGCCTCGGCTCGTTTGAATTGGTGGCATCCTGTGCTGACAGAGGCTCAAAGTCTGAGAGCTTTGAGGGCAGCTGAAAGCGGTTGTTCGCTTTATGTGTGATTTTCACGCGTGAAATATCAAAGGCTGCGCCGTTTTCCGGTACATTGCGGTTTGTACCGCCCATCATGCCGCGTCCCATCATACCCATACCGGCATCAACTCCCGGTATAGGAAGACTGACCAGTTTGAGTTCATCACCCGGATGACGGTCTGAAAAATCAGCGATCACATCAAAGCGTTCGGCCGGGCCCAGGGTCAGAAAAGGCCGGGTGACAGGTTCTTTGAGTAATCCGCCGTCTGTGCCGATCACGGTCATCGGAGTCCCGTCCTGCCAGGCCAGCTTGTAGATACGCGAATTGGAGCCGTTTAATATTCGCAGCCTGTAAACGCCGGTGTCCGCTTTTAAGGTATATCCGGACTTTCCGTTGACCAGCACGGTATCACCCAGGAATCCCAGCATCTGCTGCATACGGTTCTGAATGTAGATCAGTTGGTTGTCCGGACTAAACTGTCGATCCTGAATGATCAGCGGCACGTCATGATCGCCGGCCGGCAGGTTCAGCTGTTCCTCTTCCTCGTCTGTCACCAGAAACAGACCGGCCAGTCCGCGATACACCTGGGGGCCGGTTTTTCCATGCGGATGCGGGTGAAACCAGTAGGTGCCGGGACGGTCCATAATGGTAAATTCATAGACGTATTCTCCGCCCGGTTTGATCACATAGCGCGGATGACCATCTGCCTCCGGCGGCACATGCAGGCCGTGCCAGTGAATGATGGAAACCTGGTCGACCTGATTGCGGAAATAAATACGCATCTTTTGTCCGCGACGCGCTTTGATGACCGGTCCCACCCAGGTATCCGGCAGGTTGGTCAGAGCGTTTGCATCGCCTTTTATAACCTCACCCGTGTAATGCCATATACCGGTTTCCGGACCGTCCAAAATCTGCAGGCGTCCGGGTTTTGCAGTCAGGTTGATCTCTATATCCGGGATAAAATCCGGATCTGGTTTGGCGGCACGTGATGTGTTCCCGCGGCCGCAGGATGAGAGCAAACCGTTGGCCGCCAGCGCGCCGAGTCCTGCTGTTTTGAAAAACGTTCGACGTTTCATATTATCTTTCCTGTCATTTTTATTTCTCCGCTATGATCAATTTGACAATATCCAGCCACAGATCTATCACCCGACTGTTTTCAAATCCTGCTTTTTTTAGATTGTCCACGGTTTCCCGGTTGATGTTAGCGCCATAAATATGCAGGGGAACCGGATTCAAGATATCCATCATCGCACCCAAAACCGGTTTGTGGCTGCGCACATGCTCCAGCATCACGGCACGGCCGCCGGGTTTGAGCACCCTCCGGATTTCTCTGAATCCTCTAACCGGATCCGGCACCGAACAAAACACACAGGAGGTGACCACGCTGTCGAAATGATTGTCCGGGAAATCCATATTCTGAACATCCATGACGCGCAGATCGAATTCTCTGTTCATTTCAGCGGCTTTGCGTTCGGCCCGTTCGATCATGGCCGGACTGAAATCGATGCCGGTCACCTGTAAGTGATCCGGATACCAGGCCAGATTTTTACCCGTGCCTACACCCACTTCAAGAACCCGGCCTCTGATATTTTTCATCAATGTGCCGCGCCAGTTGGCCAACATATGCTCCATGGGGCTTTCGAGGATATCATAAATCCCGGCAATGCGGCTGTAGCGGTTGCGGATTTTGTCTGTTTGTTTATTTGGCATTTTTATCATTTATTTACGACTATGAAGCACTGATTTTGCCGTATACAGAACTGCAGGCAGCACGGATATCTATCGAAATAAAAACAGAAATATCATCTGCAGCGTGTACACGAGCGAGCCCGGAATCCCGTATTATGGCTCCGTTGTTTGCCTCATTTCATTCATCTGCTCCAGCATGCTCTGGTAATTCTGCATCATCAGATTCATGTGCTTTTGCATCTGTTCGAGACGGGTTTTATATTCCCGGTTCTGCATCAGCTCCGAATCATTCATCAGAGAGTTCATGGTGTTCATGACCTGATTCATATCGCGGGCCATGTCATGCATGTGTCCGCTCATGGTTATCATGGAATGTCCATAAACCGTATCCACTCCGGATCGGGCTTCCATATGCTGCTGCCAGTCGTCCCGCATTTGACCGGACAGGGTTTGCAGATCATTC
The candidate division KSB1 bacterium DNA segment above includes these coding regions:
- a CDS encoding methyltransferase domain-containing protein; protein product: MPNKQTDKIRNRYSRIAGIYDILESPMEHMLANWRGTLMKNIRGRVLEVGVGTGKNLAWYPDHLQVTGIDFSPAMIERAERKAAEMNREFDLRVMDVQNMDFPDNHFDSVVTSCVFCSVPDPVRGFREIRRVLKPGGRAVMLEHVRSHKPVLGAMMDILNPVPLHIYGANINRETVDNLKKAGFENSRVIDLWLDIVKLIIAEK
- a CDS encoding multicopper oxidase domain-containing protein, whose translation is MKRRTFFKTAGLGALAANGLLSSCGRGNTSRAAKPDPDFIPDIEINLTAKPGRLQILDGPETGIWHYTGEVIKGDANALTNLPDTWVGPVIKARRGQKMRIYFRNQVDQVSIIHWHGLHVPPEADGHPRYVIKPGGEYVYEFTIMDRPGTYWFHPHPHGKTGPQVYRGLAGLFLVTDEEEEQLNLPAGDHDVPLIIQDRQFSPDNQLIYIQNRMQQMLGFLGDTVLVNGKSGYTLKADTGVYRLRILNGSNSRIYKLAWQDGTPMTVIGTDGGLLKEPVTRPFLTLGPAERFDVIADFSDRHPGDELKLVSLPIPGVDAGMGMMGRGMMGGTNRNVPENGAAFDISRVKITHKANNRFQLPSKLSDFEPLSAQDATNSNEPRRFEFAMGRHMQWTINGRTFEMTDVADYEKVKLNTTEIWEFINAGGDMGMMGGMMNMPHPVHIHGLQFKIFDRQIDPRFAAAWDALKDGVVDHGRKDSFLLLPGARVQVALRFEDFSGLYLYHCHNLEHEDMGMMRNYRIESG